In a single window of the Tepidibacillus fermentans genome:
- a CDS encoding HD-GYP domain-containing protein: MNEKMMQMKTMEKKEKELYKTIFLSIGERVVTTDQTGWITALNWVAEEITGWSEEKVKGSRFAEVFKLVNETTDEEAKAMGDTANRKVSESLEQVIKEAEEWMYRRKLIEEKGYRKALINTLLVTLYVKSTETMEHSQRMKNDCLMIGKRMNLSAKELDELALLTVLHDIGKVGIRGSILHKPGPLTAEEWVEMKKHPEIGYRIAQNTPELAAIAEYILYHHERWDGKGYPRGLKGEEIPLFCRILAVADAYDAMTNDRTYRKALSKEEAIAEIRRNAGTQFDPQVVEIFLRIMVQEHNMKKRQSREK, from the coding sequence ATGAATGAAAAGATGATGCAGATGAAAACCATGGAGAAAAAGGAAAAAGAATTGTATAAAACTATCTTTCTTTCCATCGGCGAAAGGGTGGTCACCACCGACCAGACAGGCTGGATAACGGCCCTTAACTGGGTAGCGGAGGAAATAACTGGCTGGAGTGAGGAGAAGGTAAAAGGCAGTCGCTTTGCTGAGGTTTTTAAACTTGTCAACGAGACCACAGACGAAGAAGCAAAAGCCATGGGCGATACAGCAAATAGAAAAGTCTCAGAAAGTCTTGAGCAAGTCATTAAAGAAGCCGAGGAATGGATGTACAGGCGAAAATTAATAGAGGAAAAAGGCTACCGCAAGGCTTTGATTAATACCCTACTTGTCACCCTATATGTTAAAAGTACGGAAACGATGGAGCATTCTCAGCGCATGAAAAATGATTGCCTGATGATAGGAAAAAGAATGAACCTTTCCGCAAAAGAGCTGGATGAACTGGCTCTTCTGACAGTGCTGCACGACATCGGCAAAGTGGGTATCAGGGGAAGTATCTTGCATAAGCCCGGTCCTTTGACAGCGGAAGAATGGGTAGAAATGAAAAAACATCCCGAAATCGGTTACCGCATTGCTCAAAATACCCCGGAACTGGCGGCTATTGCCGAATACATTTTGTATCACCATGAACGCTGGGACGGCAAAGGCTATCCCCGGGGCTTAAAAGGGGAAGAGATACCTTTATTCTGCCGTATTTTGGCTGTGGCAGACGCCTATGATGCCATGACCAATGACAGGACATACCGAAAAGCGCTGAGTAAGGAGGAAGCAATTGCTGAAATAAGAAGGAATGCAGGGACGCAGTTTGATCCGCAAGTAGTAGAAATATTTTTGCGCATAATGGTACAAGAACATAATATGAAAAAGAGGCAAAGCAGAGAAAAATAA
- a CDS encoding CZB domain-containing protein — MAAEELNRTAKVTGQGIYDISQSLQKIRAEQIERKPKLKTHQVLELYKTDHLLWTWRIYNMILGFEHLKSSEVGNHHECRLGRWVDSQDAAQCRLLPAFKQLEAPHKQVHELAREAAVAYEQGNITKAEQILERMSQASAEVVQILNELQQQC, encoded by the coding sequence ATGGCGGCGGAAGAACTTAACCGCACTGCCAAAGTGACAGGGCAGGGCATCTATGACATCAGTCAATCTTTACAAAAGATACGGGCAGAACAAATTGAACGGAAGCCTAAACTGAAAACGCACCAAGTCTTGGAACTTTATAAGACCGACCACCTGCTCTGGACTTGGCGAATTTACAACATGATTTTAGGGTTTGAACACTTGAAATCCAGTGAAGTTGGCAATCACCACGAATGCCGCTTAGGGCGCTGGGTGGATAGTCAGGATGCTGCACAGTGTCGTTTGTTACCTGCGTTTAAACAATTGGAGGCTCCGCATAAACAGGTCCATGAGTTGGCACGGGAGGCAGCGGTTGCTTATGAACAGGGGAATATTACCAAGGCTGAACAGATCCTAGAAAGGATGTCTCAGGCTTCTGCCGAGGTCGTCCAGATCTTGAATGAGTTGCAGCAGCAATGCTAA
- a CDS encoding diguanylate cyclase has product MRKNIREKKKKILLVEDSRLTALVVAEYLNKNGYETEIVTTGEEAVQKISGGFPPDLVLMDIELAGEMDGIEAARKIIKLRNIPVVFLTANTSEEIIEKIKEVRAYGFVLKNTDKAVLLSTVEMAIKLHEANTHARMFEWLFENSLNELYVFHPKSLKFVTVNRAARRNLGYTIEELKTMTPLDLKPELDLQSFRELLNPLVSGEQEQIQFNTVHRRKDGSLYPVEINLQLFDYEGEKLCMALVVDLTERKQLEEEKRRKEDQQRLMLEAIPSPAWLVSRERRILAQNKAAVSLFETKVGDYCWKRVLSGGNLPDKYREAIEKSGSPLPGTKCYFCRADEAFDRNEPLNSEVELSGTIWDTWWIPLGEDIFLHYANDVTKYKKMEEELRSLSVTDVLTNAYNRRYFIQKLEEEIERARRNGNKFSLVMLDIDRFKSINDRFGHNAGDLVLKRIAEMIKNRIRKIDILVRWGGEEFIILLPDTTVKNAARLAEELRVNLSRMDIPGVGRVTASFGVVSYCLGDTVDSLVNKVDNMMYEAKAAGRNSVRELIECE; this is encoded by the coding sequence ATGCGTAAAAATATACGCGAGAAAAAGAAAAAGATACTGCTGGTGGAAGATAGTCGCTTAACTGCCTTGGTCGTCGCTGAGTATCTAAACAAAAACGGCTATGAGACGGAAATCGTCACGACAGGGGAAGAAGCGGTGCAAAAGATAAGTGGCGGCTTTCCACCAGACCTAGTTCTGATGGATATCGAATTGGCAGGGGAAATGGACGGGATAGAGGCTGCGCGAAAAATAATTAAATTAAGGAATATCCCCGTGGTATTTCTTACTGCCAACACATCCGAGGAAATTATTGAGAAAATAAAAGAGGTTAGGGCTTATGGGTTCGTGTTAAAAAATACGGACAAGGCTGTCTTGCTGTCAACTGTGGAAATGGCTATAAAACTACATGAAGCAAATACCCATGCTAGGATGTTTGAGTGGCTTTTTGAAAACTCCCTGAATGAACTCTATGTTTTTCATCCGAAGTCCCTAAAATTCGTAACAGTAAACCGCGCTGCAAGAAGAAATCTTGGATATACAATCGAAGAGCTGAAGACCATGACTCCCCTTGATCTTAAGCCCGAGCTTGACCTGCAGAGCTTCAGAGAACTACTTAATCCGCTGGTCAGCGGGGAGCAGGAGCAGATCCAATTTAACACAGTACATCGTCGAAAGGACGGTTCCCTGTATCCTGTGGAAATAAATTTACAGCTTTTCGATTACGAAGGAGAAAAATTATGCATGGCACTTGTGGTTGATCTAACCGAAAGGAAACAATTAGAAGAGGAAAAAAGACGCAAAGAGGATCAGCAACGCTTGATGCTGGAGGCTATCCCCAGTCCGGCTTGGCTGGTTTCAAGGGAGCGGCGCATATTGGCACAGAATAAAGCGGCAGTATCATTATTTGAGACAAAAGTTGGTGATTATTGCTGGAAAAGAGTCCTTAGCGGGGGAAATCTTCCGGATAAATACAGGGAGGCAATTGAAAAATCAGGTTCACCACTGCCCGGAACAAAATGCTATTTCTGTCGTGCAGACGAAGCCTTTGATAGAAACGAACCGTTAAACAGCGAAGTCGAATTGTCAGGTACAATCTGGGATACTTGGTGGATCCCGCTGGGGGAAGATATTTTTCTTCATTATGCTAATGATGTTACAAAATATAAAAAAATGGAAGAGGAGTTGCGTTCGTTATCTGTTACCGATGTTTTGACAAATGCCTATAACCGCCGCTATTTTATACAAAAACTAGAAGAAGAAATTGAGCGCGCTAGACGGAACGGAAACAAGTTTTCCTTGGTCATGTTGGATATAGATCGATTCAAAAGCATTAATGACCGCTTCGGCCATAACGCCGGTGATTTGGTCCTTAAACGCATAGCTGAAATGATTAAAAATCGGATCCGCAAAATTGATATCCTGGTTCGCTGGGGCGGAGAGGAATTTATTATACTTCTGCCGGATACAACGGTAAAAAATGCGGCACGTTTAGCGGAAGAACTTCGGGTAAATTTAAGCCGTATGGACATACCGGGTGTGGGCAGAGTTACTGCCAGCTTCGGAGTGGTTAGTTACTGCTTGGGAGATACGGTTGACTCATTGGTGAATAAGGTAGACAACATGATGTATGAGGCAAAGGCTGCTGGCAGGAATTCTGTACGTGAGTTGATTGAATGTGAGTAG
- a CDS encoding tryptophanase, with amino-acid sequence MLNIKFYNEEKIPLEMHKVRIVQKLNLPPIEQRVKAIEEAGYNTFLLKNRDVYLDMLTDSGVNAMSDKQQAAMMEADDSYAGSETFTRLENKIKEIFGKEYFLPAHQGRACENIIAQTFVEKGSIIPMNYHFTTTLAHIVLNGGSVKELFTNEALKVRSDYPFKGNMDIAKLRDLIETYGAEKIPFVRLEAGTNLIGGQPFSLENMHEVRKVCDEFGILLVLDASLLADNLYFIKEREEKYKTKSIREITREIADLSDIIYFSGRKLGSARGGGICTNSKEIYMKMREYVTLYEGFLTYGGMSVREMEAIAVGLEETMDENMINQGPQFIAYMVEELQKKGVPVVTPAGGLGCHIDAMEFVDHLPQTEYPAGALAAALYIVSGIRGMERGTLSEQRDENGNETLANMELLRLAMPRRVFTLSQVKYAIDRILWLYENRNLIGGLKFVDEPKVLRFFFGRLTATSDWPSKLVNKFKADFGDSL; translated from the coding sequence ATGTTGAATATTAAGTTTTATAATGAAGAAAAGATTCCGTTAGAGATGCATAAGGTTCGAATTGTACAGAAGTTAAATTTACCCCCAATCGAGCAACGAGTAAAAGCAATAGAAGAAGCAGGATATAATACATTTCTTTTAAAAAACCGCGATGTTTATCTAGATATGCTTACAGATAGCGGTGTCAATGCCATGAGTGATAAGCAACAAGCGGCTATGATGGAAGCGGATGATAGTTATGCCGGTTCTGAAACTTTTACGAGGTTAGAGAATAAAATTAAAGAAATATTTGGGAAAGAGTATTTCTTACCTGCTCATCAAGGGAGGGCTTGTGAGAATATTATTGCTCAAACCTTTGTTGAAAAAGGTTCAATCATTCCAATGAATTATCATTTTACCACAACCCTAGCACATATTGTGTTAAATGGTGGTTCTGTTAAAGAACTATTTACGAATGAGGCGTTAAAGGTTCGAAGTGATTATCCTTTTAAAGGAAATATGGATATTGCTAAACTAAGAGATTTGATAGAAACATATGGTGCTGAAAAAATTCCATTTGTTCGCTTAGAAGCGGGTACGAATTTAATTGGTGGCCAGCCTTTTTCGCTTGAAAATATGCATGAAGTTCGTAAAGTCTGTGATGAGTTTGGCATTTTGCTCGTATTAGATGCGAGCTTGTTAGCAGATAATCTTTATTTTATTAAGGAAAGAGAAGAAAAATACAAAACAAAAAGCATTCGGGAAATTACACGGGAAATAGCAGATCTCTCAGATATCATCTACTTCTCTGGAAGAAAACTCGGATCTGCACGAGGTGGGGGGATCTGCACCAATAGTAAAGAGATCTATATGAAAATGCGTGAGTACGTCACCCTTTACGAAGGGTTCCTCACTTATGGTGGAATGTCTGTTCGTGAGATGGAGGCTATAGCGGTAGGGCTTGAAGAAACGATGGATGAAAATATGATCAATCAAGGTCCACAATTTATTGCATATATGGTGGAAGAGCTTCAGAAAAAAGGGGTACCTGTTGTCACACCGGCAGGAGGATTGGGATGTCATATTGACGCAATGGAGTTTGTCGATCATCTTCCGCAAACCGAATATCCCGCTGGTGCGCTTGCTGCTGCACTATATATTGTTAGCGGTATTCGTGGAATGGAAAGAGGAACTCTATCGGAACAAAGAGACGAAAACGGAAATGAAACATTGGCCAATATGGAACTCTTACGTCTTGCCATGCCTAGACGGGTTTTTACATTATCCCAAGTGAAATATGCCATCGACCGTATCTTATGGCTTTATGAAAATCGGAATCTAATTGGGGGCTTAAAGTTTGTCGATGAGCCAAAGGTTTTACGTTTCTTCTTTGGAAGATTGACTGCGACTTCTGATTGGCCATCTAAATTAGTAAATAAATTTAAAGCGGATTTTGGAGATAGTTTGTAA
- the gdhA gene encoding NADP-specific glutamate dehydrogenase: MVMTYKNIEQNENKNLTRARMYVNHVFETVKRRNPNESEFHQAVKEILDSLVPVFEKHPQYMENGILERIVEPERMIIFRVPWVDDQGKVRVNRGFRVQFNSAIGPYKGGLRFHPSVNASIIKFLGFEQIFKNSLTGQPIGGAKGGSDFDPKGKSDQEIMRFAQSFMTELYKYIGPDTDVPAGDIGVGTREIGYLFGQYKRIRGGFEAGVLTGKGLEYGGSLTRKEATGYGTVYFVEEMLKSKGLSFEGSTVVVSGSGNVAIYAIEKAQQLGAKVVACSDSDGYIYDPNGIDLETVKKLKEVERKRISEYVKEHPHAEYHEGCSGIWNVPCDIALPCATQNEINEEAALILVKNGVKAIGEGANMPSTLEAIDVFLNNKILFAPAKAANAGGVAVSALEMAQNSMRYAWSFEEVDAKLKEIMTNIYKNSVKAAEEYGHPDNLVVGANIAGFLKVANAMMAEGII; encoded by the coding sequence ATGGTAATGACTTATAAAAATATTGAACAAAACGAAAATAAAAACCTTACACGAGCTAGGATGTATGTCAATCATGTGTTTGAGACTGTAAAAAGGCGTAACCCCAATGAAAGTGAGTTTCACCAAGCTGTAAAAGAAATTCTAGATTCGCTAGTACCTGTATTTGAAAAACATCCTCAATATATGGAAAACGGTATTCTTGAAAGAATTGTAGAACCTGAAAGAATGATTATCTTTCGTGTACCATGGGTCGATGATCAAGGAAAAGTGAGAGTGAACCGCGGATTCCGTGTACAATTCAACAGTGCAATTGGGCCTTATAAAGGCGGCCTTCGATTCCATCCATCCGTAAACGCCAGTATCATTAAATTCTTAGGTTTTGAGCAAATATTTAAAAATTCATTGACAGGGCAACCTATTGGTGGTGCAAAAGGTGGTTCAGACTTCGACCCTAAGGGAAAATCTGATCAAGAGATTATGAGATTTGCTCAAAGCTTTATGACGGAGCTTTATAAATACATCGGACCAGACACAGATGTTCCTGCTGGAGATATAGGTGTTGGTACGAGAGAAATTGGTTATCTATTTGGCCAATATAAACGAATTCGAGGAGGGTTTGAAGCAGGTGTCTTAACTGGTAAAGGTCTAGAATATGGTGGTAGTCTAACAAGAAAAGAAGCTACAGGTTATGGCACTGTCTATTTTGTTGAAGAAATGTTAAAGTCAAAAGGATTAAGCTTTGAAGGAAGCACAGTCGTTGTATCTGGCTCTGGAAATGTGGCCATCTATGCCATTGAGAAAGCCCAACAATTAGGCGCAAAAGTGGTCGCTTGTAGCGATTCGGATGGTTATATTTATGATCCCAATGGAATTGATTTAGAAACGGTGAAAAAACTAAAAGAAGTCGAACGAAAAAGAATTAGTGAGTATGTCAAAGAACATCCACATGCAGAATATCATGAAGGTTGTTCAGGTATCTGGAACGTGCCCTGTGATATTGCGTTACCATGTGCAACACAAAATGAAATCAACGAAGAAGCTGCATTAATCCTTGTCAAGAATGGAGTAAAAGCAATTGGTGAAGGTGCCAATATGCCTTCCACATTAGAAGCCATCGATGTATTTCTAAATAATAAAATACTCTTTGCTCCAGCAAAAGCTGCTAATGCAGGTGGTGTAGCCGTATCCGCTTTAGAAATGGCACAAAACAGCATGAGATATGCTTGGTCTTTTGAAGAAGTCGACGCGAAATTAAAGGAAATTATGACCAATATCTATAAGAATAGTGTTAAGGCAGCTGAAGAATATGGCCATCCTGATAACCTTGTCGTAGGTGCTAATATTGCCGGATTTCTAAAAGTGGCTAATGCGATGATGGCAGAAGGAATCATCTAA
- a CDS encoding LysR family transcriptional regulator: MELRQIEYFIEVAKREHVTEASYHLNVAQSAVSRQIANLEEELGVKLFIREGRNVKLTYIGKIFLEYMQQAIKVIEKGKLEIEEFLDPERGTIRVGFPSSLANYMLPTVISEFRERFPHVQFQLRQGSYRNLIDSVIKGEIELALLGPVPRNEKQLKTHILFLESMVALLPSGHPLANNSSIQLSQLRHDSFVLFPEGFILRKIVVNACQQIGFEPKVSVEGDDTDTIKGLVAAGLGVTILPEITLYDNIPRTTVKIPISEPKVTRTVGMIISKERKLSPSEQLFYDFLKRYYADLSRFE; the protein is encoded by the coding sequence ATGGAGTTAAGACAGATCGAATATTTCATAGAAGTTGCAAAACGGGAACATGTAACAGAAGCTTCTTATCATTTAAACGTTGCTCAATCAGCTGTTAGCCGTCAAATCGCTAATTTAGAAGAAGAATTAGGGGTTAAGTTATTTATCCGTGAAGGACGGAACGTGAAGCTTACATATATCGGGAAAATATTTCTTGAATATATGCAACAAGCGATAAAAGTGATCGAAAAGGGTAAATTAGAAATCGAAGAATTTCTCGATCCGGAGCGAGGAACAATACGTGTGGGTTTTCCTAGTAGTCTTGCTAACTATATGTTGCCAACGGTCATCTCTGAATTCCGAGAGAGATTTCCACATGTTCAATTTCAACTCCGCCAAGGTTCTTATCGCAATCTAATCGATTCGGTGATAAAAGGAGAGATTGAATTAGCATTACTAGGACCTGTTCCAAGAAATGAAAAGCAATTAAAAACTCACATCCTTTTTTTAGAGAGTATGGTTGCACTTCTTCCATCTGGTCATCCTTTGGCGAATAATTCCTCTATCCAGTTAAGTCAGTTACGTCATGATTCGTTTGTATTGTTTCCAGAGGGATTTATATTACGAAAGATTGTTGTAAATGCTTGTCAACAAATCGGATTTGAACCTAAGGTATCTGTTGAAGGAGATGATACGGATACGATTAAAGGTTTAGTCGCAGCAGGGCTAGGTGTTACTATTTTGCCAGAGATAACCCTTTATGATAATATTCCTAGAACAACGGTTAAGATCCCTATTAGTGAACCAAAGGTAACACGTACGGTAGGTATGATTATTTCTAAAGAACGAAAGCTTTCGCCGTCAGAACAACTATTTTATGATTTTTTAAAAAGATATTACGCTGATTTAAGTAGATTTGAGTAG
- a CDS encoding Lrp/AsnC family transcriptional regulator has protein sequence MILSGRRKQFLQKIIDLYKKTNVPVHYETLAKVIGVSKWTAYDMMMELEKNGYLIRGYSVNPGEKGRSQVVFQPSTKATNLFDFKHSDNISQEEWNKIKKNIYEFLNNKHHYSFRTTIEKMLEEISKVQVQISFSAYIIGLFLVYLKNIGGEIESLIKRMVHNAPTNEMGVTMFVGTVVGTIIQTMNHEIGIETTDLVVKFLKTINDLSEDERRMLSHFLNEALA, from the coding sequence ATGATTTTGTCTGGACGCCGCAAGCAATTTCTGCAAAAAATAATCGATCTGTACAAAAAAACAAATGTACCAGTTCATTATGAGACATTAGCAAAAGTGATAGGCGTCAGTAAATGGACAGCATACGATATGATGATGGAACTCGAAAAAAATGGCTATCTCATCCGTGGTTACTCAGTGAATCCTGGTGAAAAAGGGCGATCCCAAGTTGTTTTTCAACCATCAACAAAGGCTACAAACCTATTTGATTTTAAGCATTCTGATAACATATCTCAAGAGGAATGGAATAAAATAAAAAAGAACATTTATGAATTTTTGAATAATAAACACCATTATAGTTTTCGGACTACGATTGAAAAGATGTTAGAAGAAATTTCAAAAGTTCAGGTTCAAATATCATTTAGTGCATATATTATTGGACTTTTTCTTGTTTATCTTAAAAATATTGGAGGAGAAATCGAGTCATTAATCAAACGCATGGTTCATAATGCTCCAACAAATGAAATGGGAGTCACTATGTTTGTAGGGACGGTGGTTGGTACAATCATCCAAACAATGAATCATGAAATAGGCATTGAAACCACTGATTTGGTCGTAAAGTTTCTAAAAACGATCAATGACCTTTCTGAGGATGAGAGGAGAATGCTCTCTCATTTTCTAAATGAAGCTCTTGCTTAA
- a CDS encoding efflux RND transporter permease subunit, translating into MLEAFGKFVVKSKLFIILFSIILVFPALIGMMRTPINYDIFAYLPENLPSVQGQNIMNKTFGYGGTGILMVKNKTDVEVENLKEKIEKVDGVETVNWITDLADLTLPREFLPEDLVNQFYANDSTMMQIQFQEEAASEKTYHSVQEIKKILGPNVYFAGTPPMLTELRQLLESEMFVYSASGIGFILVLLGLTLPSFIIPILFSIGVSIIYNLGFPYYIGSSMSYITAAIAGALQLGVTMDFSIFLVHRYEEERKNKEKNEAMIVAIKRTALAILASSATAVAGFLAMVPMALGIGQDLGITMARGVIFSVLLILTLLPSLILVFDKWIQKVQHPVFIPSFQRLAQVVTRKYKVIFVVFLLLFIPAVIGLKNVNVIYDIDQLMPKSLDSIKNLDVIKKDFPSTDSAFLVMDQTLSDQDRITIKKQVENMDGIKKVISYDTFADPTIPTEFIPENLKTMFMRDNYIYMLVQMEYGSYDERTTQAIQQINNMIKPYEGHIYLTGQSVLQNDLTKTVQDDIKKVDLISIVAVLLIIALALRSIALPVILVGGIELAIYFNQGLDFYLGRSMPFIGSFAIGAIQLGSTINYAILLVTRYKEELENLSKVEAMYRALKASGKAILSSALALFAAVIGIYIFSDISLLRDLTFMIARGAIISLAVILILLPAVLLTLETFTSKLTLGWPKKTIKKQQKRTIESIDLAK; encoded by the coding sequence ATGCTTGAAGCTTTTGGAAAATTCGTAGTGAAAAGTAAACTATTTATTATTCTCTTTTCTATCATCCTTGTATTTCCTGCCTTGATTGGAATGATGAGAACACCAATCAATTATGATATTTTTGCTTATCTTCCAGAAAACCTTCCTTCTGTACAAGGCCAAAACATTATGAATAAAACGTTTGGATATGGCGGTACAGGTATATTGATGGTGAAAAATAAAACAGATGTAGAAGTGGAAAATTTAAAAGAAAAAATAGAAAAAGTAGATGGCGTGGAAACGGTCAACTGGATTACCGATTTGGCTGATCTTACTTTACCTCGTGAATTTTTACCAGAAGATTTGGTTAATCAATTTTACGCTAATGATAGCACAATGATGCAGATTCAATTTCAAGAAGAAGCTGCGTCGGAAAAAACCTATCATTCTGTACAAGAAATTAAAAAAATTCTAGGGCCAAATGTATACTTTGCGGGTACTCCACCTATGCTAACCGAACTACGCCAACTGCTTGAAAGTGAAATGTTTGTTTATTCGGCATCAGGAATTGGATTTATTTTGGTGCTTTTGGGATTGACCTTGCCGTCGTTTATCATCCCTATTCTTTTCTCAATTGGGGTTTCCATCATCTACAACTTAGGCTTCCCATATTATATTGGTAGTTCAATGTCATATATCACTGCGGCGATTGCTGGAGCCTTGCAACTAGGGGTGACAATGGATTTTTCCATTTTTCTCGTTCATCGATATGAAGAAGAACGCAAGAATAAAGAAAAGAATGAAGCGATGATCGTTGCGATTAAACGTACAGCATTGGCTATTTTGGCGAGTTCGGCAACAGCAGTAGCTGGTTTCCTTGCCATGGTTCCAATGGCATTAGGGATTGGTCAAGATTTAGGGATTACAATGGCAAGAGGTGTAATATTTAGCGTTTTATTGATTTTGACATTATTGCCGTCATTAATCTTAGTATTTGATAAGTGGATTCAAAAAGTGCAACATCCTGTGTTTATCCCTAGTTTTCAACGATTGGCCCAAGTGGTGACTCGTAAATATAAAGTGATATTTGTCGTCTTTTTGCTATTGTTTATTCCAGCAGTCATTGGGTTGAAAAACGTCAATGTTATTTATGATATCGATCAACTTATGCCAAAGAGTTTAGATTCAATTAAGAATCTGGATGTTATTAAAAAAGATTTCCCATCTACTGATTCGGCTTTCTTGGTTATGGATCAGACTCTTTCTGATCAAGATCGGATCACTATAAAAAAACAAGTTGAGAATATGGATGGGATCAAGAAGGTAATTAGCTATGATACGTTTGCAGATCCAACGATTCCTACAGAATTTATTCCTGAAAATTTAAAAACGATGTTTATGAGGGACAATTACATTTATATGTTGGTACAAATGGAGTATGGATCGTATGACGAACGAACCACTCAGGCGATTCAACAGATCAATAACATGATTAAACCCTATGAAGGTCATATCTATCTCACAGGTCAATCGGTGTTACAAAACGATCTAACAAAAACTGTACAAGATGACATTAAAAAAGTAGATTTGATTTCTATAGTGGCCGTATTATTAATCATTGCTTTAGCCCTTCGCTCGATTGCATTGCCGGTGATATTGGTGGGTGGAATTGAGTTAGCCATCTATTTTAACCAAGGACTTGATTTTTACCTTGGACGCTCGATGCCGTTTATCGGTTCATTCGCCATCGGTGCGATTCAACTTGGAAGTACGATCAACTATGCCATTTTGCTAGTGACCCGTTATAAAGAGGAATTAGAAAATTTATCAAAGGTAGAAGCGATGTATCGGGCTTTAAAAGCGAGTGGAAAAGCAATCTTAAGTAGCGCTCTTGCTTTATTTGCTGCAGTGATTGGAATTTATATATTCTCTGACATTAGTTTACTGAGGGACTTAACATTTATGATTGCTCGTGGTGCGATTATTTCTTTAGCTGTCATTCTTATCTTGTTACCAGCCGTATTGCTTACATTAGAAACATTTACATCAAAACTAACGCTTGGCTGGCCAAAAAAAACAATTAAAAAGCAACAAAAGAGGACAATAGAATCTATTGATTTAGCAAAATAA
- a CDS encoding patatin-like phospholipase family protein, with product MKVGIALGGGAVRGLSHIGVLKVFKQYQIPLDFIVGTSMGGAIGGLVAAGIDIEEIEEFVLSTPSYRLIDIGILKRGIFAGNKIYSTLIQLLEQKGLGDLKIEDLKIPFRAVSVDLIKGNIFIFEKDSLVLAIRATTSVPGIFAPVHYKDMVLVDGGVLNNLPADLLRAAGVDIVVAVDVEKEHEEQEPRNLLEVIYRSYTIMTTEQRRTNLKYADVVIRPEVGHILAFDIGKIRECIEAGERAAQNKIHEVISLLK from the coding sequence ATGAAAGTGGGAATCGCATTAGGGGGTGGAGCGGTACGCGGCTTATCTCATATAGGCGTGTTAAAAGTGTTTAAACAGTATCAAATTCCCCTTGATTTTATTGTTGGTACCAGTATGGGTGGTGCCATAGGTGGATTGGTTGCCGCGGGAATCGATATTGAAGAAATTGAGGAATTTGTTCTTTCAACTCCATCCTATCGGTTAATCGATATTGGCATTTTAAAGCGTGGAATTTTTGCCGGAAACAAAATTTACTCAACACTCATTCAATTATTGGAACAAAAAGGACTTGGAGATCTTAAAATCGAAGACCTGAAGATTCCCTTTCGTGCTGTATCTGTGGATTTGATTAAAGGAAATATTTTTATTTTTGAAAAAGATAGTCTTGTTTTAGCAATACGGGCGACTACATCAGTGCCAGGCATTTTTGCCCCTGTTCATTATAAAGATATGGTGTTGGTAGACGGGGGAGTTTTGAATAACCTCCCAGCAGATTTATTGCGTGCAGCTGGTGTAGACATAGTTGTCGCCGTTGATGTTGAAAAAGAACATGAAGAACAAGAACCTCGTAATCTTTTGGAAGTCATTTATCGGTCATATACGATCATGACAACAGAACAACGACGAACAAATCTTAAATATGCGGATGTAGTGATTCGACCAGAAGTTGGACATATTTTAGCGTTTGACATTGGAAAAATTCGTGAATGTATAGAAGCAGGAGAACGAGCAGCTCAAAATAAAATTCATGAAGTGATCTCATTGTTAAAATAA